ACAGACGGACGGATCAGCCCGGCAGGCGGGCGTCGAGGCGGTGCCGCTGATGATGTTCAATCCATCGCTCAAGAGCGTCTATCTCTTCGTGCCGGGGCTGATGGCGATGATCCTGATGCTCGTGTCGGCGCTCATGACCTCCATCAGTATCACGCGCGAAAAGGAGAGCGGCACGATGGAGCTGCTCTTGGTTTCCTCGCTGCGTCCGGTGCAGATCATCGTCGGCAAGGTGGTGCCGTACCTGTTGCTCTCGTTCGTGAACGTCATCACCGTGGTGTCGCTGGCCTACTTTGTCTTCGGCGTGCCGTGCCGGGGCAACATCGCGCTGCTGCTGGTCGAGTCGCTGCTCTTCATCATGACCGCCCTCTCGCTCGGCATCATGATCTCCACTATAACCAATTCGCAGCAGGTGGCGATGATGATTTCGCTCGCCGGTCTGCTCCTGCCGACGGTGCTGCTTTCGGGTTTCATCTTCCCGATTCACAGTATGCCGTGGCCGTTGCAGGCAATCAGCAACATCATTCCCGCACGTTGGTATCTCGTTATCGTGCGCGGGATTATGCTCAAGGGCGCAGGCATCGCCGTGCTCTGGAAGGAGACCCTCATCCTGCTCGTCATGACCGTGCTTTTCATGGCGGCCAGCGTTCGGAAATTCAGCGAGAGGTTGCAATGAAGGATCGTATCCAAAAGATAAAAGCATCACTCGCCGTCGTCGGCTATCTCCTGCAAAAGGAGTTTTTGCAGATTTTCCGCAACAAGGGGATGCTGCCGATCATGTTCGTCATGCCCTTCATCCAGCTCATCATCCTCTCCAACGCGGCCACCTTCGACGTGCCTGAAGTGCCGTTCCATTTACAGGATTTCGACCGCACGGCGCTATCGGATCGGCTCGTCAAGCGTTTCACCTCAACGGGTTATTTCAAGATGACAGGGGAGTCGTTCCGGCAGGGGAACGCCATCGGCGTGCTCACCGGTAACCGGGCGGACATGGTGCTGACGATTCCGAAGGATTTCGAGCAGGAGATGATGACCACCGGCCACGCGCAGGTTCAGCTCCTGATCGACGCCGAGGACGGCTTCACTGCGGGCGTGATTCAGGGCTACGCCAACGACATCGTGGTCGCCTTCAACCGCGACCTGCCGGAGCTGCTGCCGCAACTCGCCGGAACGCAGACCGTGCTGCCGGTGATCGATATCCGGCCCAGAGGCTGGTACAATCCGGAGCTGGCCTACATCGACTACATGGTGCCGGGCGTGCTGGTGGTGCTGGTGACGCTGATCGGGCTGTTCCTGTCGGGCATGAACGTCGTGCGGGAAAAGGAGATCGGCACCATCGACCAGATCAACGTCACGCCGATCAGGCGCTGGCAGTTCATCACCGGCAAGCTGCTGCCGTTCTGGATCATCGGCCTCGGCGAGCTGACCGTTGGCCTCGTCATTGCCCGCGTCCTGTTCCACGTGCCAATGCTTGGGCATTATTACGTGATCTACCTCGTCGCGGCGATCTACCTGCTCGTGGTGCTCGGCATGGGGCTGTTGATTTCAACCGTCACCGAAAGCCAGCAGCAGGCGATGTTCATCGCCTGGTTTTTCATCGTGATTTTCGTCTTGCTCAGCGGCCTCTTCACGCCGATCCAGAGCATGCCTCACTGGGCCCAGAACCTCACCCTCGCCAACCCCGTCCGCCATTTCGTTGACATCATGCGAAGGGCAATGCTGAAAGGGTCGAATCTTGGCGATATTGCAAAGCCATTCGGAATTCTCGGAGCGGAGGCTGTGGTGATGCTGGCGCTGGCGGTGAACCGGTATCGGAAGACTTCGGAGTGAGAGGGGGGGGGCTCCTGTGTGTTTTGAAGAATTAATAGATAATGTTCGAGGTAGGAGAAAAAAAGATGTACGATTTCAAGACATTGTCTGCCTACGACTTTGAGTTGCTTGTTCGTGATCTTTTGCAAAAGAAACTTGGTATAGTACTCGAAAGCTTTAAGTCTGGGAGAGACGGTGGCGTTGATTTGCGCTATGCGCCCTCAGCTGATGATTCACTTGTAGTGCAATGCAAGCACTATGCAGAAACGGGATACTCCGGACTACTATTTGCCCTAAAAAAAGAGAATTCAAAGGTTAACCGACTTGCCCCCAATCGGTACTGTATTGCAACATCAGTTCCGCTCTCACCTGCTAACAAGCAAGAAATTCGCGCAATATTCGAACCACACTGCAAAATCGACGAAGACATCTTGGGGCTTGAGGATCTTAACAACTTGCTCACTCTTTACCCGGACATTGAGCGAAACCATTACAAGCTGTGGCTGACCAGCACGACAGTTTTAGAGCGGATCGTTCACAGTGATGTATATAATCAAACAGTGTTACTCGTTGAGTCAATACAGCGAAAAGCTCGGCTCTATGTTCAAAACAGTAGCTTTTTTGATGCCCTTAAACTGCTAAGAAGCTACAAGTATTGCATAATCTCAGGAAATCCCGGCATAGGAAAGACATTTTTAGCTGAAATGTTACTCCTTGAACATATTTGCCAAGGTTTTGAGCCGGTTGTTGTAAGAAGCCATATTTCTGAGGCCTTTAAATTACTCAAGGCCAACACGAAACAGGTCTTCTATTATGATGATTTCCTTGGTCAGACGGGATGGGAGGATAAGCTTGAGAAGAATGAAGAGCAGAGCATTTTAGATTTCGTTGCCTACGTTAGAAATCATGAGCACGCGGTTTTTATTTTAACGACTCGGGAGTATATTTTACAGCAGGCTCGAACTGTATACGAGAAACTTCATGCTGCGGATTTTGATCATGCTAAGTGCATCATTGAACTTGGATCCTACACTCGCCGAAACAAGGCTCATATCCTCTTGAATCATGTGTTCTTTTCGGACTTGACGCCAGAGCATAAAAATGCGTTAGTACGAAAGAAGAGTCTATTGGCCATTGTTGATCACAGAAATTACTCGCCTCGAATAGTGGAATGGATGTCTGGAGTCCAGAACATCCGAGACTGCACTCCGGCTGAATATCCAAATGTCTTCATAAGCACACTAAATGACCCAGAGAATCTCTGGCGGCATGCCTACCGAAACCACCTTTCTCCAGCTGCACGCAGCATGCTACTTGTACTATACTCCTTCCAAGGGTCAGTTGACTTGGAGGATTTACGGGAAGCATTTGAAGCATTCAGGCGACTGGAAGCTCAGCAACTTAGCGCGATGCGTGCTGCTAACGAGTTCACTACTGTACTTGATGAGCTAGAAGGATCATTAATTCGATGTGAACGTAATGCCTATAGTGTTGCTGTAGCTTTTCATGATCCATCAGTGCGTGACTTTCTTGAGAAGCATATGTCGATTAACTCTGATCAAGCTCTGATACTATGTGATAGTCTTGTTTTCTATGATCAATTCCGGGGAGTATTCACCCCACATGCGACACTATATCAACGAAATCCTACGCGAATTGGTGAAGGATTAGAACAGAGCGCAATTTTATCGGCAGCGCTTCGTACAGTAACGCGTGCGGCTAAAAAACCTATTTTACGCATCAATTGGGATGGAGCTGCAAGAGTCTCTAATTTAATCTGTACAAGCTTAGAGCAAAATATCGTTCATGCGATACGCATGTCAAATGATCTACCAAGCTTAGAGCGCGCTTCTTTCATAGTTCAAGTGCTGATGCACGAAGAAAAGAGAATAATAACGGGAAATGTTAATCTTTCTGATTTACCTCAAGTTATTTCAGCTGCTAAGTCAGTCCCTGAAATTTCTGATGCTTGTGAGCGATTGATTGAGTTGGCCACTCGACTCTATGAAAATACCGATGACTACGAGGAGCTTAAACAATATATAGCTCTTAAGGACTTCGTTGAGGCGGCGCCTAATGCAATTGAAGACGACAAAATTCAGGTGGTTAGAACACGTCTTATAGAGGAAGGATACGACATCTTTTATTTTGATATTAGCCGAGCTGATGACGAAAATGAACTGGATGAACTTGACAATACAGCAGCTGCTTTTGAACTGACTTTTGATGTGTCTTTGGACAGCATTCATGAGCGAATTGAAGAGGCCAAAGAGGAATTACTAACACGCATTGAGGAACCTCCTAACGACTGGCTTGACGATGAACCAAGGCAAACGCGAGACGCTGATGACACCGAAATAGTAGAGATGTTCGGATGCTTGTCGGAATGAGATACTGTTGAATAAAATTTTCCTCGCCTCATCATCCGAAATGCGCGAAGATCGCGACGCCTTCGACCTTTATTTCCGGCAACAAAACGACCGGTTGCGAAAAGTGGGCCTCTATCTGGAAATTGTCCGCTGGGAGAACTTCCTCGACGCGATGTCCAGCACCCGGATGCAGAACGAATACAACGAAGCAATCCGCAATTGCGACCTCTTCGTCAGCCTCTTCAAAACCAAAACCGGCAAATACACCGAAGAAGAGTTCGACGTCGCTCACCAAACCTTCAAAGACACCGGCAAACCGCTGATCTACACCTGGTTCAAAGACGCTTACGTTTCCAACCAGCTCACTCAATATTGACGATCTGATCTCTCTGACAAGTTTCCAGAAAAAGCTCGGCGACCTCGGCCACTACCACACCGAGTACAAATCCATCGAAGACCTGCAAAAGCAATTCCGCGACCAGCTCGACAAACTCCGTGACGAAGGGAAGCTTTGACAACAGAACAGAAGATGTACTGGATTGCCACGTCGCCGTGCTTTTCGCAATGACAAAGATGTATCAGCATAGGGGGATGGCACATTCTTGATACCCACAGTTATTTCAATATCCATAACTTTACATAATTTATATTATACAACAATAACAAGTTCCAGCGGGAACTGGCTGATGGAACATGATCATGAGAGTTGTTCATAGCCTATCAAAACATCATCCATGGTTTGTGAAACTTCACTGTGGAGTCCTAAGTTGTGCAATATAGAATCTGATTTGTGGAACTCGCTTCCAATAGATTTTCGATAGTAATTCTTATGCAGTAAACATGGGTATGTCACTTCCTTCGAGCTGGCTCAGTATTGATGGCTCCGAACCACAGTACCATGAAGTTAAACTTCCCATATCCCGTCATACATGGCTTCCGTTTGCGGACGTCCCGCACTCTTACGATCATGTTGCCCTTTATAACGACCTGAAAAACGCATACCCCGAGGGTTTTGTCATCCGTGGGTGTCCTCCTGAGATCAGCCAACTCTTTCATGCATTGCGGCACGACACCTGCCGCACAGGAGTCGATGCCGTCATCGACCTGTCCGACCGTTCCCACTTCGATGGGAAAAAGGTTCTGGCTGCACTCAAGCGCGGATGGCGTCACGGATCGGTTGAAGAGATTCCTCTGAACAAAGATCACGCCGATCGGCTTCAGCTTCTCATATCCGAATCATCGCATGCCGGAAAACCGCCATTGAAACATCTGTTCCGGAACGATCCTCTGAATGCCTCCAGATGCTTTGTTTTTCGCTCATTTTCCGGGCACTGGCTGGCCTGCCTGACGCTGACCAGACAGACAGAAAATGCTTACCGTACTGAATTGATGATTCGCAACCGACATGCTCCTGGAGACATCATGGAGTGTCTGATTGCCGATGCGGCAGAAATACTTCGATCAGAAGGCGCAGCCGAATTAAGTCTGGGCGAAGTGCCGTTTATGCTTCATGAAGACGATAACAGGCCGTTAAGCATCATAGAACGATTGCTGTTTTCCGCAGCACCTTTGTTCAGGCACGCCTATGATTACCACGGGCTGTACCATTTCAAGAACAAGTTCCGTCCAGTCTGGCGCACCATGCGGCTCTGCGCTGGACCCGGCGTCTGGTTGTCGCCATCTCTCCTCGTTGAACTTGCTCATTCGATGGGGTTTATCGATTTACTGACTGACCGGACACTTTTTCACTGGCTTGAACCCTCCAGTTAATTTCAACCAATCTCCAAGCTTCGGCATATCTCATCCCGCATAAATTCTTCAACAGATATTCTCTTCTCATTTTAGTTGCGTCACGAATATCGCTACACGATTGTTAACTCTTTATAAATAAAAAAGTTATCCGTATAATTGACTTGACATAGTTCTTCTATCAGCAACCAAACCCAGGCGCTTATGAAACTCTCGCTGATAGGCCGGTTTGTGCCGGTTATGATTACTTCCCTTCTCTTCAGCACGCCGCTTCCAGCTGTTGAGTTCCATCAGCATCTCGATTCTCTGTCGCTTTCCACGGCAGACCACACCAAATTCAAGCAGTTGCAGAAGGACTTTAAAAGCGGTCCCGAAGTGACCAAAGCGTGCCTTGAGTGCCATACTGAGGCCGCAAAGCAGGTGCACCGCACCAAGCACTGGACGTGGGAGGTGCCGATGAAGGATGGCAAGATGCTCGGAAAGCGTCATGTAGTCAACAACTTCTGCATCTCTGTCGAGGGCAACGAGCCTCGCTGCACCTCCTGCCACGTCGGCTACGGTTGGAAGGACAACAGCTTCGATTTCGCCAGCCAGGAGCAGGTCGACTGCCTGGTCTGCCACGACGGTACGGCAACCTACAAAAAACTGCCGCCCGGTGCTGGCCATCCGGCTTATAAGGAGACCAAGGTCGAAGGCAAGGTCTGGCCGAAGGTTGATCTTGCTTATGTTGCGCAGCACATCCAGAACCCCGATCGCCACAACTGCGGACAGTGCCATTTCGAAGGCGGCGGTGCGGATGCGGTCAAGCACGGCGACTTGGACAATTCGATGGTGCACCCGTCCGAGTCACTCGACGTGCACATGGCTTCCGGCAAAGATCAGCTCAACATGACCTGCATCGACTGCCACAAGACCACCGGCCACCAGGTGCCGGGCAGCCGCTACACGCCTCATGCAAGCGACGCGCACGGTTTCGACTATCCCCTGCCGGACGACTTCCCCGCCACGTGCAGTTCGTGCCACGGTCTGGAGCCGCACAAGAAAAACAAAAAGCTGAACGACCACATCGCGCGCGTCGCCTGCCAGACCTGCCATATTCCGTATATCGCCAAGGAGCGGGCTACCAAGATGTGGTGGGACTGGTCGAAGGCAGGAATAAAAGACAAGGAGGGCAAAGAAATCACCAAAAAGGATTCGACGGGAATGCCCTCATACGTCACCAAAAAGGGTGAATTCAAATGGGCTAAAAACGTCGCACCCGAGTATCGCTGGTTCAACGGCAACATGAACCAGATAACCTTCATGAACACCATCGACGACAAAAAGGTCGTCCAAATCAACCACCCGGACGGCAGTTGCGCGGACAGCAGGTCGAGAATCTGGCCCTTCAAAGTACATCGTGGCAAACAGCCATACGACGCCGAGCTGAAGCGATTTGTCAAACCGAAACTCTTCGGCCCAAAAGGCTCGGGAGCCTACTGGTCGGACTTCGACTGGGGCAAGTCCATCGAGGTTGGCATGAAGAATGCCGGGATGGACTACAGCGGCAAATACGGCTTTGTTGAGACCGAAATGTACTGGCCGATCAACCACATGGTTGCCCCCAAAGAGGATGCGCTCGCCTGTGCGGAATGTCACGCCCGACACGGCCGTCTCGATCAGCTCTGCGGAATCTATATGCCTGGACGCGACGCCAATCCCGTTGTGGAGATTATAGGTCTCATCGTTATTGTGGGATCGGTTGTCGGCGTTTCAGTGCATAGCGTCATGCGGTATATCAGCAACCGGAATATCGGAAAAGGAGGACACGAATGAGAAGGGTCTATCTCTACGCACGCTTCCAACGCTTCTGGCACTGGATGCAGGCCATCATCATCCTCGGACTCCTGTTTACCGGTCTGGAGGTGCATGGCCTGTTCCTCGGGATCGATTACGAATTGGCCTGCAAGCTGCACAACGCTCTGGCGTTCGGTCTGCTTGGTTTCATTTTCCTCGCCTTCTTCTGGTATATCACCACTGGTGACTTCCGTCAGTACCTTACCGAAGGCAACCTGCTCGAAAAGATCATGATGCAGGTGCGCTACTACATGATCGGGATTTTCAAGAACGAGCCCCACCCGTTCAAGAAAAACGAGATTTCGCGTCTCAACCCGTTGCAGCGCATCACCTACCTGCTGCTGACGCTCATCGGTTTACCGATGCAGATCATCGTCGGGTTTGTCTACTACTACTTCAATGAACTGGTCGCCATGGGTATGCCTGCGAACTGGCTCGGCCCCATCGCCTGGCTGCACACGCTTCTGGCTTACCTGCTGATCGGGTTCGTGGTGATGCACATTTACATGACCACCACCGGCCACACGCTGACCTCTAACATCAAGGCCATGGTCACCGGCTGGGAAGAGGTTGAAGAGTAGTTGACAGTTGATAATGAACTAATGAAAAAAGCTGCCCTGATTTTTTTCTGGGGCAGCTTTTTTTTGTGACTGGCCGATCTGATAAACCGTGAGGCTCTTGCTGTAGGGGCAACCCTTGCAGTTGCCCTTTTACAGGTAAATCTGAATCTCAATAGAAAAAACAGGGCGAGCACACAGGTTCGCCCCTAAGAAATTGGCCGATTTCTGCCCGTCCAATAGCTATACTCCTCCCATTTTTCATTATCCATTCTCAACTGTCACTTCCCATTCTCCGGATTTTCGAGACGCTTGCGGATATCGAGCAGCTCCTTGTGCCGTTCGGGACTGGTTTCGGGATAGGTTAGCTTCAAGCCTTCGAGCGTTTCGAGCACAATGCTGGAAACGAACAAACGGGCGTTCTTTTTGTCATCAGCAGGAATGATGTACCAGGGCGCATCTTTGGTGCTGGTGCCCTCGATGCAGGCTTCGTAGGCCTCCATGTACTGATCCCAGAACTTCCGTTCTTCGAGATCGGCCACGCTGAACTTCCAGTTCTTCTCGGGATTATCGATCCGTTCAAGAAAACGCAGGCGCTGCTCCTCTTTCGACAAGTGCAGATAGAATTTGAGGATACGGGTGCCGTTCAAATGCAGATGTTGCTCCTGATTGACAATCGATCGATAGCGATGTTCCCAAACCTTGCCATGGTTGGTCAGTTCATCAGGGATGTTCTGGCTTTTGAGAATTTCGGGATGCACCCGCACGATCAGCACCTCTTCGTAATAGGAGCGGTTAAAAATGCCGATGCGTCCACGTTCGGGAAGCCCGCAATTGGTGCGCCAGAGAAAATCGTGTTCAAGCTCCATGATCGACGGATGCTTGAAGCTGTGCACCTGGCACCCCTGTGGATTCACGCCCGACATCACATGCTTGATGACGCTATCCTTACCCGCTGCGTCCATAGCCTGAAAAATCAGCAGCAAGGCGTAGCGATTGTCGGCGTAGAGAATGTTCTGAATGCCGCTCAACTGATCGACGTGATCGGCAAGCATCTCCTTGTACTCATCTTTCGAGTCATAGACCGGCTTGATGCGGGTCGGGCGTTTGTCGAGACGGAGTTTCCCGCTTCCGTCATATCTGAACTGCTTGAGATCGAACTTCATGGGTGCTGCTCCTGTAACCAGTTGACGAAAACTGCAAAATCAGCTTGTAAAGCTTGTTGTATCATCAGTTAGCTTTCTTCCAAGTTCGCAAAAAACAGAATTGAATCATATCTTTTTATAAGAGGCGAACAAAATTTGCCTGTTCATGAAAAAAGCCCATCAGGAACCGTTTAAATGCTTGATTGGGTTGATCTTAATTATAGAAGATCAGGAATTACGGCAACCATGATGCCCGAGCTCGAAGCCGCTCAGGTGTCGAAACATAAAAACAACCACTATGCATTACGTTATTACCGGTTCACTGGGCCACATTGGCAAACCGCTGGTCACGCAACTCTGCAAAGAGGGGCATTCGGTAACCGTCATCAGCAGCCATGTTGAAACAACAAAACAGATTGAAGCGCTCGGTGCTAAAGCGGCTATCGGCACTGTCGAAGATGTCCAGTTCCTGACCGAAACGTTCCGGGGAGCGGATGCGGTGTTCACCATGATTCCTCCGCAGTACGAAGGCAATGACTGGAAAGCCTGGATCGTCTCGATTGGCAACAATTACATCAGCGCAATCAAAGCCTCTGGCGTGAAACAGGTCGTCAACCTCAGCAGCATCGGTGCGCACCTGGTTGACAAATGCGGTCCGGTCAGCGCTCTCGCGAAAGTCGAGCTTGCGATGGATGCCATGAGCGGGGTAAATGTACGGCACCTTCGTCCAGGCTACTTTTACACCAACTTCCTGGACAGCGTTCAGGAGATCAAGCAGAAAGGCGTCATGAGCGGCAACTACGGCCCTGACGTCAAGATGGTGCTGGTCCACCCTGCCGATATCGCCGAGCACGCCGCCAAAGCGCTAAAGGATAAATACCACATCGGCAGAGGCTTCAGCTACATCGCCAGCGACGAAAAAACTCCAGCCGAAATTGTCGAACTGATCGGCAAGGCGATGAACAAGCCCGATCTCGCCTGGGTCGAGCGCACCGACAGTGAAGAGCTTGACGAAATGCTGGCAGTCGGGGTTCCCGAAGAGACGGCAAAGAACTACGTCGAAATGGGTGCTGCCCTGCGCCTTGGCCACATGAGCGCCGACTATTTCCGTAACCGCCCGGTCATGGCCGGATGGAGAACGTTCGAATCATTCCTTCCCGAGCTTGTAGCTGCCGCTAAAGGATGATGAATCTGCTTGAAGGGCTGTGCTGAAAGGCACGGCCCTTTTGCTTTTTCACCAGCCAGCAATCAACCCTGAAATAACGGCATCACCTGCTCATTCACCCCTGCGCGGGACTCCCTCTCTCAAACGTCTACAACCGAGCTGTCTGCAGACAATCACCTGACGTTCCCAAAACACGAGGTTTATACGGATGCCTCGGCAATGCGAAAACCCGGCGATTGCCGGGTTTTCATAAAGTTCTGATCATGCAGAGAAATCTTGAGGACACTCCCCTTCAGCTCAATCGTTCGAAGAGAATGGATCATGCAATTTATCTTCCAGACTGACATGCTCGGGAGCCATGCCAGACTGTGCCACGGCGGCACGACGCTCTTTCATCATGGTATTGGCGAAAAACATACCAGCCCCGGCAACAAGCAGTCCCGACACTCCACAGGAAACAACGGCAACTCCAAGTGGAGGAAACATGAGCGCTCCTCCGGTAACAGCAGCAGCTTCTTTAAGCATAGTAACTCCCGTTTGTTGTGGATAACAATCTTCGGATAACAATAATTTTTAATATACAATCATTTCCCGATTATGCAGAATTCATCCCATCGCGAAGGTTACGCTTAAGCAACCAATCACTTTACCCTCTTCCCCATCCGCCTTTTTGAGCACATCATCAAGCAAAGAAAAAGGTCAGGAAAAGCTCAAATCACGGCAAACCTGTATTTTGGAACTATGCATTGCAACCATGTTCTGACAATAATCGAGAACTGATCAACCGATGAAAAAGATCAACCCGACAGCATATCAGCGAATTGTCTTCTTTACCGGTGCAGGCATGTCCGCCGAAAGCGGCATTCCCACCTATCGGGGCAAAGGAGGCTTCTGGAGCCAGTGCGACTATGAGGAGTATGCCTGCCAGGAAGCCTTCGAGCGCCAGCCCGAAAAGGTGTTGCATTTTCACGAACTGCGGCGTCAGGCGGTGCTCGATTGCGAGCCGCACGAGGGGCACCGGGTGATCTCCGGAATGCCGGAGACTTTCGTGATTACACAGAATATCGACGGTATGCACCAGCGCGCGGGCTCGAAAAAGGTCATCGAACTGCACGGAAGCCTGTGGCAATTGCGATGCGAGGAGTGTGAAACGATGAAAGAAGATTTCGGGCGAGAGTACGAAACGTTACGATGCGACTGCGGCTGCTGGCTCCGACCCGCAATCACCTGGTTCGGCGACAGGCTCGATGAAGTCGTGATGCAGCAAGCCTCGGAAATCATCGCATCGTGCGATCTGTTCATCAGCATCGGCACCTCGGGAACCGTGTGGCCAGCTGCAGGATTTCCCGAACTTGCCCGGCAATCCGGAGCCTATTGCATTGAAATCAACCCCGAGCCATCGGGCGCAACCAGTTACCACCAAACCATTCGGGGCAAAGCCGGACGCGTGCTGCCAGAGCTGTTTGCGCGGGAAACATAAAGGGCGCGTTTTCTGACCGGCAGCAAAGCCTATCACGAAAAAGCGCCCTGAAAAAATTATCCGAGAGGATCAGTACGTCAACAGCTTGATGCCCTCTTCAGCCATCGCAGCAGCAATAACCGGCGGTTTGGCAACGGTAACACCAGCGATAAGATCCGACGGCTGCTTGCCTGTGTTAGGAAGATAAAGCGGGCAAACCTCGACTTTGACGCCTTTGGCGATCAGCCCCTTGAGCAGCATCTGGGGTGACTTGTTGAGCGGCTTGAACATCTTTTCCTGGCTGCCTTTCAGGGCAAGCTCGCCAGCCTCGCCGCAAAGCAGCACGCGAACGGAACGGCCCTGATTGAGGGTCTGGGTTGACAGCACCATTGCCATCATCTGCGCCATGGAATCGTCCGAGGTGACGATCACGAACAGGCCTTTATTGCTGCTCTGCACAGTAGCCTGTGGTTCGGCTGAGGCAGTATTGACCGATGTGCCAAACGAAAAAAGAAGGGCAAGAGTTAACGCGAGAGCGGTCATCGACTTTCTGAACATTGACATAAAAAAT
This portion of the Chlorobaculum parvum NCIB 8327 genome encodes:
- a CDS encoding ABC transporter permease, yielding MKRFIAFIRKEFYHIVRDRRTAAILFGMPILQLLLFGYAIRNEVSEVRTGILDMSHDTVTEAITDKLFSSGTFIFAGNLQSEKEIAPAFAAGQMNEVVVFEPDFARRLLKDGVAQMQVVTDGSDPNVSRIVTGYTQAVVRDYLAEQTDGSARQAGVEAVPLMMFNPSLKSVYLFVPGLMAMILMLVSALMTSISITREKESGTMELLLVSSLRPVQIIVGKVVPYLLLSFVNVITVVSLAYFVFGVPCRGNIALLLVESLLFIMTALSLGIMISTITNSQQVAMMISLAGLLLPTVLLSGFIFPIHSMPWPLQAISNIIPARWYLVIVRGIMLKGAGIAVLWKETLILLVMTVLFMAASVRKFSERLQ
- a CDS encoding ABC transporter permease, translated to MKDRIQKIKASLAVVGYLLQKEFLQIFRNKGMLPIMFVMPFIQLIILSNAATFDVPEVPFHLQDFDRTALSDRLVKRFTSTGYFKMTGESFRQGNAIGVLTGNRADMVLTIPKDFEQEMMTTGHAQVQLLIDAEDGFTAGVIQGYANDIVVAFNRDLPELLPQLAGTQTVLPVIDIRPRGWYNPELAYIDYMVPGVLVVLVTLIGLFLSGMNVVREKEIGTIDQINVTPIRRWQFITGKLLPFWIIGLGELTVGLVIARVLFHVPMLGHYYVIYLVAAIYLLVVLGMGLLISTVTESQQQAMFIAWFFIVIFVLLSGLFTPIQSMPHWAQNLTLANPVRHFVDIMRRAMLKGSNLGDIAKPFGILGAEAVVMLALAVNRYRKTSE
- a CDS encoding nSTAND3 domain-containing NTPase, which codes for MFEVGEKKMYDFKTLSAYDFELLVRDLLQKKLGIVLESFKSGRDGGVDLRYAPSADDSLVVQCKHYAETGYSGLLFALKKENSKVNRLAPNRYCIATSVPLSPANKQEIRAIFEPHCKIDEDILGLEDLNNLLTLYPDIERNHYKLWLTSTTVLERIVHSDVYNQTVLLVESIQRKARLYVQNSSFFDALKLLRSYKYCIISGNPGIGKTFLAEMLLLEHICQGFEPVVVRSHISEAFKLLKANTKQVFYYDDFLGQTGWEDKLEKNEEQSILDFVAYVRNHEHAVFILTTREYILQQARTVYEKLHAADFDHAKCIIELGSYTRRNKAHILLNHVFFSDLTPEHKNALVRKKSLLAIVDHRNYSPRIVEWMSGVQNIRDCTPAEYPNVFISTLNDPENLWRHAYRNHLSPAARSMLLVLYSFQGSVDLEDLREAFEAFRRLEAQQLSAMRAANEFTTVLDELEGSLIRCERNAYSVAVAFHDPSVRDFLEKHMSINSDQALILCDSLVFYDQFRGVFTPHATLYQRNPTRIGEGLEQSAILSAALRTVTRAAKKPILRINWDGAARVSNLICTSLEQNIVHAIRMSNDLPSLERASFIVQVLMHEEKRIITGNVNLSDLPQVISAAKSVPEISDACERLIELATRLYENTDDYEELKQYIALKDFVEAAPNAIEDDKIQVVRTRLIEEGYDIFYFDISRADDENELDELDNTAAAFELTFDVSLDSIHERIEEAKEELLTRIEEPPNDWLDDEPRQTRDADDTEIVEMFGCLSE
- a CDS encoding phosphatidylglycerol lysyltransferase domain-containing protein; translation: MGMSLPSSWLSIDGSEPQYHEVKLPISRHTWLPFADVPHSYDHVALYNDLKNAYPEGFVIRGCPPEISQLFHALRHDTCRTGVDAVIDLSDRSHFDGKKVLAALKRGWRHGSVEEIPLNKDHADRLQLLISESSHAGKPPLKHLFRNDPLNASRCFVFRSFSGHWLACLTLTRQTENAYRTELMIRNRHAPGDIMECLIADAAEILRSEGAAELSLGEVPFMLHEDDNRPLSIIERLLFSAAPLFRHAYDYHGLYHFKNKFRPVWRTMRLCAGPGVWLSPSLLVELAHSMGFIDLLTDRTLFHWLEPSS
- a CDS encoding tetrathionate reductase family octaheme c-type cytochrome; the encoded protein is MKLSLIGRFVPVMITSLLFSTPLPAVEFHQHLDSLSLSTADHTKFKQLQKDFKSGPEVTKACLECHTEAAKQVHRTKHWTWEVPMKDGKMLGKRHVVNNFCISVEGNEPRCTSCHVGYGWKDNSFDFASQEQVDCLVCHDGTATYKKLPPGAGHPAYKETKVEGKVWPKVDLAYVAQHIQNPDRHNCGQCHFEGGGADAVKHGDLDNSMVHPSESLDVHMASGKDQLNMTCIDCHKTTGHQVPGSRYTPHASDAHGFDYPLPDDFPATCSSCHGLEPHKKNKKLNDHIARVACQTCHIPYIAKERATKMWWDWSKAGIKDKEGKEITKKDSTGMPSYVTKKGEFKWAKNVAPEYRWFNGNMNQITFMNTIDDKKVVQINHPDGSCADSRSRIWPFKVHRGKQPYDAELKRFVKPKLFGPKGSGAYWSDFDWGKSIEVGMKNAGMDYSGKYGFVETEMYWPINHMVAPKEDALACAECHARHGRLDQLCGIYMPGRDANPVVEIIGLIVIVGSVVGVSVHSVMRYISNRNIGKGGHE
- a CDS encoding cytochrome b/b6 domain-containing protein, which gives rise to MRRVYLYARFQRFWHWMQAIIILGLLFTGLEVHGLFLGIDYELACKLHNALAFGLLGFIFLAFFWYITTGDFRQYLTEGNLLEKIMMQVRYYMIGIFKNEPHPFKKNEISRLNPLQRITYLLLTLIGLPMQIIVGFVYYYFNELVAMGMPANWLGPIAWLHTLLAYLLIGFVVMHIYMTTTGHTLTSNIKAMVTGWEEVEE
- a CDS encoding ADP-polyphosphate phosphotransferase encodes the protein MKFDLKQFRYDGSGKLRLDKRPTRIKPVYDSKDEYKEMLADHVDQLSGIQNILYADNRYALLLIFQAMDAAGKDSVIKHVMSGVNPQGCQVHSFKHPSIMELEHDFLWRTNCGLPERGRIGIFNRSYYEEVLIVRVHPEILKSQNIPDELTNHGKVWEHRYRSIVNQEQHLHLNGTRILKFYLHLSKEEQRLRFLERIDNPEKNWKFSVADLEERKFWDQYMEAYEACIEGTSTKDAPWYIIPADDKKNARLFVSSIVLETLEGLKLTYPETSPERHKELLDIRKRLENPENGK